A window from Choristoneura fumiferana chromosome 22, NRCan_CFum_1, whole genome shotgun sequence encodes these proteins:
- the LOC141440188 gene encoding exosome complex component RRP41-like, with translation MVTTTDAASINKIYADGGAFCASVNAASLALINAGIPTRGVLVASSASMAWRGAEPQPLVDVGHVEEAAGGVCLTVAAMPTIGSIALLEMSHRLHMDYFDLVFSRAMQGCKDIQAILDAAVREHLAEGWTQKLDS, from the exons ATGGTAACAACTACGGACGCAGCTTCGATCAATAAGATATAT GCGGACGGCGGAGCATTCTGCGCCAGCGTGAACGCGGCGTCACTAGCTCTGATCAACGCAGGCATCCCGACGCGCGGCGTGCTCGTGGCCAGCTCGGCCAGCATGGCGTGGCGCGGCGCGGAGCCGCAGCCGCTGGTGGACGTGGGCCACGTCGAGGAGGCCGCCGGCGGCGTCTGCCTCACCGTCGCCGCCATGCCCACTATTG GAAGCATAGCATTACTGGAGATGTCCCATAGACTGCACATGGACTACTTTGACCTAGTCTTTAGCAGAGCCATGCAAGGTTGTAAGGATATTCAG gctATATTAGACGCAGCAGTGAGGGAACATCTAGCAGAAGGGTGGACACAAAAACTGGactcataa